Proteins encoded in a region of the Flavobacteriaceae bacterium HL-DH10 genome:
- a CDS encoding DoxX family protein — protein MDTIKTLNKWANAHTYLPLDILRVALGVFLFIKGISFISDSMMLVELFKPMQNWAGGMVTIHYVAPAHFIGGMLIAFGLLTRWAIIGQLPILIGAILINFVGEMHSGNLILALITFVVCIFFLFYGSGKHSLDYYFKMQQ, from the coding sequence ATGGATACAATAAAAACACTTAATAAGTGGGCCAACGCGCATACTTATTTGCCTTTGGATATATTACGTGTTGCCCTTGGAGTCTTTCTATTTATTAAAGGCATTAGTTTTATATCTGACAGTATGATGCTAGTTGAACTTTTTAAACCTATGCAAAACTGGGCTGGAGGTATGGTTACCATACACTATGTGGCACCTGCTCATTTTATAGGTGGCATGCTGATTGCTTTTGGTTTACTTACCCGCTGGGCAATTATTGGACAATTACCTATTTTAATAGGTGCTATACTCATTAATTTTGTTGGAGAAATGCATTCCGGAAATTTAATTCTTGCACTTATTACGTTTGTAGTGTGTATATTTTTCCTGTTCTACGGTTCGGGAAAACACTCTTTAGATTATTACTTTAAAATGCAACAATAA
- a CDS encoding carboxyl transferase domain-containing protein, which yields MDINFNKNEDHNKLFISELNKRLAKVSLGGGKSRIEKLHSKGKMTARERIDYLLDAKAKSIEVAAFAGGDMYKEHGGCPSGGVVIKIGYIKGKQCIVVANDATVKAGAWFPITGKKNLRAQEIAIENKLPIIYLVDSAGVYLPLQDEIFPDKEHFGRIFRNNAIMSSMGITQIAAVMGSCVAGGAYLPIMSDEALIVDKTGSIFLAGSYLVKAAIGETIDNETLGGATTHCEISGVTDYKAKDDKDALDTIKNIIDKIGDYDKAGFNRTDAKKPLENPQDIYGIIPKSRADQYDMYEIIKRLVDNSEYDEYKAGYGQTIITCYARIDGWAVGIVANQRKLVKTKKGEMQFGGVIYNDSADKATRFIANCNQKKIPLVFLQDVTGFMVGSKSEHGGIIKDGAKMVNAVSNSVVPKFTIIIGNSYGAGNYAMCGKAYDPRLIVAWPSAELAVMSGNSAAKVLLQIEKASLLKNGEEITPEKEAELYNKIKNRYDNQVSPYYAAARIWTDAIIDPLDTRTWISMGIEAANHAPIEKPFNLGVIQV from the coding sequence ATGGACATCAACTTCAATAAGAATGAAGATCATAATAAGCTTTTTATTTCTGAACTTAATAAGAGACTAGCAAAAGTGAGTTTAGGTGGCGGAAAAAGCCGTATTGAAAAGTTACATAGTAAAGGAAAAATGACCGCTAGGGAGCGTATTGATTATCTGTTAGATGCAAAAGCAAAATCTATAGAAGTTGCTGCTTTTGCAGGTGGCGATATGTATAAAGAACATGGTGGTTGCCCTTCGGGTGGTGTGGTTATAAAAATTGGCTATATAAAAGGGAAACAATGTATTGTGGTAGCAAACGATGCCACCGTTAAAGCAGGTGCATGGTTTCCTATTACTGGGAAAAAGAATTTAAGAGCTCAAGAAATCGCTATTGAAAATAAACTCCCAATTATTTACTTGGTAGATTCTGCGGGCGTGTATTTACCATTGCAAGATGAGATTTTCCCAGATAAAGAACATTTCGGACGTATATTTAGAAACAACGCCATTATGAGTAGTATGGGAATTACTCAAATAGCTGCTGTTATGGGGAGCTGTGTTGCTGGAGGTGCCTACCTCCCTATTATGAGCGATGAAGCTTTAATTGTTGACAAAACAGGAAGTATTTTCTTAGCAGGGAGTTACCTAGTAAAAGCTGCTATTGGTGAAACTATTGATAATGAAACTTTAGGAGGCGCAACTACACATTGTGAGATTTCTGGAGTTACAGATTATAAAGCTAAAGATGATAAAGATGCTTTAGATACTATTAAGAATATTATTGATAAAATAGGCGATTACGATAAAGCCGGTTTTAATAGAACGGATGCTAAAAAACCTTTAGAAAACCCACAAGATATTTACGGCATTATTCCAAAGTCTAGAGCAGACCAATATGATATGTATGAGATTATTAAACGTTTAGTTGATAACTCTGAATATGATGAATATAAAGCAGGTTACGGACAAACCATTATTACCTGTTACGCTAGAATTGATGGTTGGGCAGTTGGTATTGTAGCTAACCAACGTAAACTCGTAAAAACAAAAAAAGGCGAAATGCAATTTGGTGGTGTAATTTATAATGATAGCGCCGATAAAGCCACTCGGTTTATTGCCAATTGCAACCAAAAGAAAATTCCGTTAGTGTTTTTACAAGATGTAACGGGCTTTATGGTAGGCAGTAAAAGCGAACATGGTGGCATTATTAAAGATGGCGCTAAAATGGTGAATGCGGTTAGTAATTCGGTAGTGCCAAAATTTACAATCATTATTGGAAATAGCTATGGAGCAGGTAATTATGCTATGTGTGGAAAAGCATACGACCCAAGGTTGATTGTTGCTTGGCCAAGTGCAGAACTTGCTGTTATGAGCGGAAACTCTGCCGCTAAAGTATTATTACAAATTGAAAAAGCTTCTTTATTAAAAAATGGTGAAGAAATTACACCTGAAAAAGAAGCTGAATTATATAATAAAATTAAAAACAGATACGATAATCAAGTATCGCCGTATTACGCCGCTGCTAGAATTTGGACTGATGCAATTATTGACCCATTAGATACCAGAACGTGGATAAGTATGGGCATTGAAGCTGCTAACCACGCTCCTATTGAGAAACCTTTTAACCTTGGAGTGATACAAGTATAA
- a CDS encoding NAD(P)H-dependent oxidoreductase: MKKIIAFAGSNSKQSINKQLVTYAASLVEGADVNVLDLNDFELPLYGIDYENEHGIPENAYKFIEFIKNSDGILLSLAEHNGAYTTVFKNLFDWMSRIEGKTFFDKPMLLMATSPGGRGGASVLDLAKSRFPWHDADIIEIFSLPFFDDNFSNGKIVNKDLDDQLKNAVQQFQTKFEVETI; the protein is encoded by the coding sequence ATGAAAAAAATAATAGCCTTTGCGGGAAGTAATAGTAAGCAATCCATTAACAAACAGTTAGTAACCTACGCAGCAAGTCTGGTGGAAGGGGCTGATGTAAACGTATTGGATTTAAATGATTTCGAATTACCGTTATATGGAATAGATTATGAAAACGAACATGGTATTCCTGAAAACGCCTATAAATTTATAGAGTTTATTAAAAATTCGGATGGTATTCTATTGTCATTAGCTGAGCATAACGGTGCGTATACAACAGTATTTAAAAACTTGTTTGACTGGATGTCTAGAATTGAAGGTAAAACATTTTTCGATAAACCAATGTTGTTAATGGCGACGTCACCAGGAGGTCGAGGAGGTGCATCAGTGTTAGATTTAGCAAAGAGTAGATTTCCATGGCATGATGCAGACATTATAGAGATATTTTCTTTACCATTTTTTGATGACAACTTTTCTAATGGTAAAATAGTAAACAAAGATTTAGATGATCAATTGAAAAATGCTGTTCAACAATTTCAAACAAAGTTTGAGGTAGAAACGATTTAG
- a CDS encoding MarR family transcriptional regulator, translating to MGDLAKEINSKFATNKQKALVNIMYTGNWISSCQNEFFKSYSISPQQYNILRILRGAGEPLNVQVIKDRMIERAPNATRLMDKLCAKEFIERLPCTHDRRVVKIAITEKGLKLLDSVPDDFNKHLIKNLTEEEAELLSNLLDKMR from the coding sequence ATGGGCGATTTAGCGAAAGAGATCAACTCGAAGTTTGCCACCAATAAACAAAAGGCATTGGTGAATATTATGTATACCGGGAATTGGATTTCGAGTTGTCAAAATGAGTTTTTCAAATCTTATAGTATTTCACCACAACAGTATAATATTCTTCGGATTTTAAGAGGCGCTGGTGAACCTTTAAATGTGCAGGTGATTAAAGACCGTATGATTGAACGTGCGCCTAATGCAACAAGATTGATGGATAAGCTATGTGCTAAAGAATTTATAGAACGTTTGCCATGTACACATGACAGACGCGTGGTTAAAATAGCTATAACCGAAAAGGGACTGAAACTTTTAGATTCAGTACCAGACGATTTTAATAAACATTTAATTAAGAATCTTACTGAGGAGGAAGCAGAGCTATTAAGTAATCTGTTAGATAAGATGAGATAA
- a CDS encoding pirin family protein encodes MKTIVHKSDSRGFANHGWLQANHSFSFASYHNPEKVHFGALRVLNDDMIAPKMGFGTHPHDNMEIITIPLKGVLKHRDSMHNEWQAVLPGEVQVMSAGTGVQHSEINGSAEEHLGLFQIWVFPDKQNVAPRYGQKVFDAEERKNKLQTLVTSIDEDHEGSLKIHQDAVLSRIDLDKGQTFNYKLKSDKHGVYVMNIFGEFLVDEKTLETRDAIGVSETSDFNIETKEDSSILFIEVPMEF; translated from the coding sequence ATGAAAACAATAGTTCACAAATCAGATAGTAGGGGTTTTGCAAACCACGGATGGTTACAGGCGAATCATTCCTTTAGTTTTGCCAGTTATCACAATCCTGAAAAAGTGCATTTTGGTGCGTTACGCGTATTGAATGATGATATGATTGCCCCAAAGATGGGGTTTGGTACGCATCCACATGATAATATGGAAATCATTACTATTCCGTTAAAAGGTGTGTTGAAACATCGAGATTCTATGCATAACGAATGGCAGGCGGTATTACCAGGAGAAGTTCAGGTGATGTCAGCAGGAACAGGGGTGCAGCATTCAGAAATTAACGGATCTGCCGAAGAACATTTAGGCTTATTTCAAATATGGGTATTCCCAGATAAACAAAATGTAGCACCACGTTACGGTCAAAAAGTGTTTGACGCTGAAGAAAGAAAAAACAAGCTTCAAACTCTCGTAACTTCAATAGATGAAGATCACGAAGGCAGTTTGAAAATTCATCAGGATGCGGTATTGTCCCGAATTGATTTAGATAAAGGTCAAACCTTTAATTATAAACTAAAAAGTGATAAGCATGGTGTTTATGTGATGAATATATTTGGAGAGTTTCTTGTGGATGAAAAGACATTAGAAACCAGAGACGCAATAGGTGTTTCTGAAACTTCCGATTTCAATATTGAAACAAAAGAAGACTCCAGTATTTTATTTATAGAAGTACCTATGGAATTTTAA
- a CDS encoding MFS transporter, whose protein sequence is MNKSLLSLAIGGFGIGLTEFVIMGILPDVASAFSISIPQAGHFISAYALGVVIGAPLLTGLGSKWPANKVLLGLMLWFTVFNTLSAFATGYTSFLILRFLSGLPHGAFFGIGAVVAGKLSKSGKEAQGIAIMFSGLTIANLLGVPLGTYLGKHFNWNISFLMVGVVGILAVTSVKLWMPVLKQSSENSFVSEFKIFKRLELWLIILLTTIGTGGFFAWYSYIAPLITEVAGHPDEMISLAMILAGLGMVIGNFIGAKMSEKFGPMQAIIITLVLMVSALALNTYLAHDKTLVLVMTFLIGTITFCISTPIQVAIINASKGSETLGSSLNQSAFNIGNASGAYFAGLPIAMGFGYTAADWVGAVMAGTGIFIALIIMALRQKQTKRKKALEACYS, encoded by the coding sequence ATGAATAAATCCTTACTGTCTTTAGCCATTGGCGGATTTGGAATCGGGCTTACAGAGTTTGTCATCATGGGTATTTTACCCGATGTTGCCTCTGCTTTTTCTATTAGTATCCCGCAGGCGGGACATTTTATATCGGCCTACGCACTTGGTGTGGTTATTGGGGCGCCTTTACTAACGGGTTTAGGCAGCAAATGGCCAGCAAACAAAGTGCTATTAGGTTTAATGCTTTGGTTTACGGTGTTTAACACGCTATCTGCTTTTGCTACAGGTTATACCTCGTTCTTAATTTTAAGATTTTTATCTGGTTTACCACATGGCGCCTTTTTTGGAATTGGAGCAGTAGTTGCTGGGAAATTATCGAAATCAGGAAAAGAAGCTCAGGGTATAGCTATTATGTTTAGTGGTTTAACGATTGCCAACCTTTTAGGTGTACCGTTAGGTACTTATTTAGGAAAACATTTTAACTGGAACATCTCATTCTTAATGGTAGGTGTCGTTGGAATATTAGCAGTTACTAGTGTAAAACTATGGATGCCAGTGTTAAAACAATCCTCAGAAAACAGTTTCGTTAGTGAGTTTAAAATATTTAAACGTCTAGAACTTTGGTTGATCATTCTATTAACCACTATTGGAACAGGAGGATTCTTCGCCTGGTATAGCTATATCGCGCCGTTAATTACCGAAGTTGCCGGACACCCAGACGAAATGATTTCTCTAGCCATGATTCTTGCAGGATTAGGTATGGTTATTGGTAATTTTATAGGAGCAAAAATGTCGGAGAAATTCGGACCTATGCAAGCCATTATCATCACTTTAGTTCTTATGGTTAGTGCCTTGGCTCTTAACACTTATTTAGCTCATGATAAAACTCTTGTTTTAGTTATGACCTTCTTAATAGGTACTATCACCTTTTGTATCTCCACTCCTATTCAAGTGGCGATTATTAACGCTTCAAAAGGTTCTGAAACCTTAGGTTCATCACTTAACCAAAGTGCCTTTAATATAGGAAATGCTTCTGGTGCTTATTTTGCAGGGCTACCAATTGCTATGGGCTTTGGCTATACGGCAGCCGACTGGGTTGGTGCTGTTATGGCGGGGACAGGAATTTTTATTGCATTAATAATTATGGCATTACGCCAAAAACAAACCAAACGAAAAAAAGCCTTAGAAGCATGCTATTCATAG
- a CDS encoding CAL67264 family membrane protein has translation MAMNKNTVLSWATWIMIFVGLSLIALGAFRYDDVAGWGFAAVGVGFFANAWVFNALKGRV, from the coding sequence ATGGCAATGAATAAAAATACCGTGTTATCATGGGCAACTTGGATTATGATTTTTGTAGGTTTAAGTTTAATCGCACTTGGTGCCTTTAGGTATGATGATGTAGCAGGCTGGGGTTTTGCTGCTGTAGGAGTAGGTTTTTTTGCTAATGCATGGGTATTTAACGCATTAAAAGGTAGAGTATAA
- the ettA gene encoding energy-dependent translational throttle protein EttA → MSDDKKVIFSMSGLTKTFQGANTPVLKNIYLSFFYGAKIGILGLNGSGKSTLLKIIAGVDKNFQGDVTFLQDYSVGYLEQEPKLDDDKTVIEVVREGAAETVAILDEYNKINDMFGLEEVYSDADKMEKLMNRQAELQDQIDAAGAWELDTKLEIAMDALRTPDGDKKIGVLSGGEKRRVALCRLLLQEPDVLLLDEPTNHLDAESVHWLEHHLAQYKGTVIAVTHDRYFLDNVAGWILELDRGEGIPWKGNYSSWLDQKSKRMAQESKTASKRQKTLERELEWVRQGAKGRQTKQKARLNSYDRLMSQDQKQLDEKLEIYIPNGPRLGTNVIDTIGVAKGYDDKLLYDDLNFSLPQAGIVGVIGPNGAGKTTIFRMIMGEETPDKGEFKVGETAKLAYVDQKHSNIDPEKTIWQNFSDEQELILMGGKEVNSRAYLSRFNFSGGEQNKKVKLLSGGERNRLHLAMTLKEEGNVLLLDEPTNDLDVNTLRALEEGLENFAGCAVVISHDRWFLDRICTHILAFEGDSQVYFFEGSFSDYEENKKKRLGGDLMPKRIKYKKLVR, encoded by the coding sequence ATGAGTGATGATAAGAAAGTGATTTTTTCAATGTCTGGTTTAACCAAGACATTTCAAGGTGCAAATACACCTGTTTTAAAAAATATTTATCTGAGTTTCTTTTATGGAGCTAAAATTGGAATTTTAGGTCTTAATGGTTCTGGAAAATCGACTTTGCTTAAAATTATAGCAGGAGTTGATAAGAATTTTCAAGGTGATGTTACTTTTCTACAAGACTATTCGGTTGGGTATTTAGAGCAAGAGCCTAAACTTGATGATGATAAAACGGTTATCGAGGTTGTAAGAGAAGGAGCAGCTGAAACGGTTGCAATTCTTGATGAATACAATAAAATAAACGACATGTTTGGTTTAGAAGAGGTGTATTCTGATGCTGATAAGATGGAAAAACTGATGAACCGTCAAGCAGAACTTCAAGATCAAATAGATGCCGCTGGTGCTTGGGAATTAGATACGAAACTAGAAATAGCCATGGATGCACTTCGTACGCCAGATGGTGATAAAAAAATAGGCGTATTATCTGGTGGTGAAAAACGTAGAGTGGCTTTATGTCGTTTGCTTTTACAAGAACCCGATGTGTTGTTGCTCGATGAACCTACCAACCACTTAGATGCAGAATCTGTACATTGGTTAGAGCACCATTTAGCGCAGTATAAAGGTACTGTAATAGCGGTAACTCACGATAGATACTTTTTAGATAATGTTGCAGGTTGGATTTTAGAACTAGATAGAGGAGAAGGTATTCCTTGGAAAGGAAACTATTCGTCTTGGTTAGATCAAAAATCTAAGCGAATGGCTCAAGAAAGCAAAACAGCTTCTAAACGTCAAAAAACATTAGAACGCGAGTTAGAATGGGTACGTCAAGGAGCTAAAGGGCGTCAAACCAAACAAAAGGCACGTTTAAATAGTTACGATAGGTTAATGAGTCAAGATCAAAAACAACTTGACGAAAAACTTGAGATATACATTCCTAATGGACCTCGTTTAGGAACTAATGTTATTGATACTATAGGTGTTGCAAAAGGCTATGATGACAAATTACTTTATGATGACTTAAATTTTAGCTTACCTCAAGCGGGAATAGTTGGTGTTATTGGACCAAATGGCGCAGGTAAAACGACTATTTTCAGAATGATAATGGGTGAAGAAACTCCAGATAAAGGTGAGTTTAAAGTTGGTGAAACAGCTAAATTAGCCTATGTAGATCAAAAACATTCAAATATAGATCCAGAGAAAACCATTTGGCAAAACTTTAGTGATGAGCAAGAATTGATTTTAATGGGCGGAAAAGAAGTTAATTCTCGTGCCTATTTAAGTCGTTTTAACTTTTCTGGAGGCGAACAAAATAAAAAGGTGAAATTGCTTTCAGGTGGAGAACGTAATCGTCTGCATTTAGCAATGACTTTAAAAGAAGAAGGCAATGTGTTACTTTTAGATGAACCTACAAATGACCTTGATGTGAACACATTACGTGCATTAGAGGAAGGTTTAGAAAACTTTGCTGGTTGTGCTGTAGTAATATCGCATGATAGATGGTTTTTAGATAGAATTTGTACACATATTTTAGCCTTTGAAGGTGATTCTCAAGTGTATTTCTTTGAAGGTTCTTTTTCTGATTATGAAGAAAACAAAAAGAAACGTCTTGGTGGAGATTTAATGCCAAAACGAATTAAATATAAGAAGTTGGTTCGATAA